CAAGACTTTCAAACCTCAGTTATCACCTTATAGGTTGATAGTAACGGATAACGAGAGAAGGCACATGACACAGTATTTAAAATATACAGAGACCTATTAAAATCCTATGACTAAGAGGAAATGGGAACTGAAACTCAAAATTCACAAATAGTACTTTTGCATTCCCTAATCTATATTCTATAAGTTTGCATCCAAACATTTTACAGCTTTTTCAGAAGAAAAGTGTAACACACCCAGAAAAGACTTCAAGGCTTTGCTTTGAGTtactttgttgttttgtttttttttttttcttttagtaaatGCAATATAGGATAATCTAAATGATAATAAAATGCAGACACATTCCCTCACTTGTTACGAGCGCCCAATAGACCCACTGCTGAAGGCTGAGTATGAGTAAGAATACGAAGAGCTTGCTGAGGCATCAAAGCTTCCTCTCCTAGACCCACTGCGTGAGCCTGAACGCGAGCCAGAGCGAGAGCCAGAGCGAGAGCCAGGTGCCGAGGAGACATTGTAGGGACTGGATATGCCTTTAGAGGAAACAGAGGCTGCTTCCAACAGTTTAAGCCCGGTGATGTCTTCCACCATTGACCGGTTCATTGCATCTTTGTAGGATATTTTCAGCTTGGTCTTGGGGCAGGTCAGAATTTTGGGATAGCTGTTGGTGTCTTGTAATTTCTGGGAAGCGCGGCCATCAATCAACCCATTCCTAATGGCTTCTTCAGTAGTTATTCTTCCACGCACTTCCGGGTCCACGAGACCTCCAGTGAGGTACTGGAATTCGAGGAATCGCTGCCCAGCCTCATAAGGCAGCCACTTCTCCTTCACTGCTTCAGCTGCTGACATCCTCTTGCGTCCGCCCTTTATGCCTTCGAACCCTATGAAGGCCTTCTGGGCTGGCTTCAGACGTGTGGCCATATCCTGATCAATGATGCCTTGGCTAGTGGCTTCCTGGAGGGAAAGCCTCTGGCCAGTGGTAGGACAGATTATGCCACCAGTGCAGGCCTGGGCTTCAAGTAACCGCTGCCCAGTGATGCTATCCACGATGCCCCGCTGTATGGCTTCTGAAATGGAGATTTTCTCCAAGTTTTCTGTGTCAAAAATGGCTGCAATAGGACTGCACTCATCTGGGGTCTCTGAGAAAGAACCACTCCTGATCACTGAAGAAGAGCTCCTGACACTCAGCACGGTGGGAGACCGAGTCACTGACTCGTGACGGAACACCTCGTCGGTGCCATTACGGCAGGAAATCATGTCAGCAAACTGGGTCAGGCTCAAGCTGCCAGAACGGTACTGGTCAAAAAACTTCCTCTCCACCAGGCCTTTATCAATGGCGTCTTGGATGTCGTACTGGCTACCTGTTTTTCTGTCCACAAGGACAACTCTACTGCTGCCATCCGATCCTGTGATAGTTATTTCTTCCCACTCACACTCCTGTTCAGCTAGCTCTGTGTAGGTGTCATAATCTATGAGGCCTTTGCTGTACGCCTCCTGAACAGACATCTCCCGGTTTGTTTCTGGATCTACAATGACCACCCTGCGCTTCCTAAGGGTGTTCTTCTGTGAGGTGTGCACCACCTTCTTCTTCTCTCTCAGGGGCAGAAGGCAGAGCCCCGTTGCATCATCCTTTATGCATCTTTCTTTCAGCTGCAGGTAGGTCAAGTTTTCCTCAGTGTTGGGATCAAAGAACCCTTTGGTGTCATCACTTGGATCGCTGAGGATCTGGTTGAGCTCCTCATTGAAGTAGCCACGCTTGTAGGCCGTCTCTACTGGCAAGCGGTAGCTCTCCTTGGGGTCGATGATCCCTCCAGTAGCGATCTGCGCCTCCAGCAGACGAATGCCGTGGCCTCTCTCTATGAGCTCTTTGTTCATTGCTTGGAACAGAGAAATGATGTTTCCAGTTTCTGGGTCTTTGTACCCAGTGACAGCTCTTTCAGCAGAGAGAAGTTTCTCTTTAAATTCAATTCCAACAAGGCCTCTTTTGTAGGCTTCCTCAACAGGCAGCCTCACGTTGCTGACAGGATCCACTATGAACCCTGTGGCTGCCTGGGCTTCTAGGAGTTCAAGGGCTGTTCCTGGCCTAACCAAACCTATTTTCATAGCCTGGTAAATGCCAAGTTTCTCTTTAGTAGCCTCATTGTAGATACCAGCAATACAGCTAGAGCCTTGAAGGAAATCGATAATTCTCTCACTCACTTCTTCCACTGTAATTGCGCCTCTTTCCAAGTCATTCCTTGTTGATTCCTTAATGATTCCAGCCTCAAGCAGTGCATCCGCTGAGACAGGCTGCCTGATCCCTTGGAATGACATGCTCCTCTTCTGcactggaaggagcagcagaCCAGTGTGTGGTTCAATCCTGCATTTTTCCTTCAGCTGCATGTAAGTGACTGCCTTTTTGGTGGTGGGATCAATGAAGTTCTTCGTACTGCCTTGGCAGTTGTTTAGCATCCTGTACAGGTCTTTGTCAATCAACCCACGAGATAAAGCTATTTCTTTGGGTAGGAAAACACTGTTGACAGGATCAACTATCCCTCCTACAGCCAGCTGGGCTTCAAGCAGACGAATTCCGGTTTCTCTGTCAACCAGATTTTTCTTGATGGCTTCAGATACTGGCACAGTTTTGCCTGAGAAAGGATCCTTAAATCCTGTAATAGCCTTTTCTGCTGTATAGATCTGCTCTCTGTCATCGAAGTCAATCAGATCCCTGGCGATAGCACTGTCCACTGTTAATATCTCATTTCGGTGTGGGTCTATCACACCTCCTGTTGCTGCCTGGGCTTCTAGGAGCAGGACTGCGTTTTCTGCTGTTAGCAGCTGGTTCCGTTTGGCCTCAACAAAAGAGTACTTCTGTCTGGGTGAAAGGGACACCCCTGCAATAGCACCTGCCCCTTTGAGGTAGGGCTCAATGTCAGCTGCGACCTCTTCCACCGACCTCTGCCCCTTCAGCAGTTTATCCAGTGTGAGTTTGTCTATCAGCTGGCACTCGTACAGCTGCATGGCTGTGATCTTCTTCCGCAGACCACTGAACACCAGCTTGGAGGCATCGATGCAGAAGTCTTCCTCGGTCTGTGTAGATCTGTGAGCCCCATATGGGCGCTGCTTGAGCTTCTCGATCTCTCTTTGCATCCTGAGACGCTCCGACTCCAGCTCTGACTGGTTTTTGACAGCGGTCTCTTCCAGTCTGCACCGGTATCTCTCTTCAATCCGTTTGATTTCCATCTGCAGCCTTTCGATCTCACTCCTCAGGCTGCTCTTCTCCCTCTCACTCTTCTCCCTCTCACACTGGATCTTCCTTATGGATTCCTCTGTTCGGGAGTGCTGGCTCTTCCACTGATTGAGATCATTCAGAATTTGTTGCTTCTCACTTTCCAGGCGTTGCTTCAAACGTGATTCTGACTCCAGGGTAACTTTCAAACGGTTCAGCTCCTCTTCTAATCTCTGCAGTCTGGCTTTGTCTTGCTCCAAAGCACTCATTTTAATCAGCAGGGTTTCTCTTTCTTGCATAATCTGACTACACTGATTTTTGGATTCTTGGATCCTACTGGATGCCTACAATTGTGGAGGAGAAATAAAGCAAGAAAGGATGGTTAGAGTTTGCGCTGGTCAGAGTTATGCCCTCTGCCTACAATGCTCTCCAGCCTGTCATTTAACCTGCAGCAAACTCCCACTGGAAAACATTCTAGTCACAGCAGCGCCTTACCCAAGATTATGGACACACATAAACCAGAGAAGGCACATCATCCCTTCATTTACAGTGTCTTCAGTACTGCCAGAGACTCAAGAGACTTCATTCTGTTACCCACAGCCTCAACCTTCAGCTGATTTAGTTCTCTGTAACTTTTTGATACTTCTCACAGTACACTGACATACACAGAGCATTTGAGACTCATAAATAGCCTGATGCTCAGCAGATGTCCTGGCAGTCCTACTAATCCAGGGGAATTTGCATCAGCTAAGGACTGGTCATACACGGATAAAAGGAAACATATGACTCAATTTTTGCTTTCCTGTTAGTTTCACGTGTCACTCCACACAATTTTACCTGTGTTGCCTTCCATTTTAATTCATGCAGTGTCTTCATGCATGTGTTCATATGCAGAAACACCCACAAGCATGCATGTTTATATGCATATTAAACTGAATACAAGTTTATCTATCTGTAATACATGCATAaatatgtgcatatatatgtgtatgtatatacacacacacacacatatatatgcatgGGTGTTATATATTCCTAAATGTTagtatttttttaatatcagTATTAGGATTTTTagaataaaggaaagaaaaactgaaTAAAGGATATGAGAAAAGAAATATAAGGGACAAGTCTaggaaaaaatacattttcacaAGGGCTCacttatatatatttaaagaCTAGCTCTTTGTACAAGAAACTAGGCAGaataacaaaatatttaaaaatgttttctttaattTGTTTATGTTGTCACCAAAAGTTTAAGAAGTAAGGGCCAATAGTAAAATTTGCAAATGCCTTTAATGACTTAGGAACAGAAGTCCCCAAAACAGTCCAAGAAAGATAGGCTTTTAGTACCTTAGGCACAGCTGACAACATGACTCTTAATCCTCACTTGGAGTCAACATCTTACCCAGCTAATCAGCACCTTGACAGCCTGCTGGTTCTGGGGTTTTTAGCCAGTTTAGTTTGTGACAGCACTCAGGTCAGCCTCAAAGGACGGCTTTAACCCATCCTGGCTGAAACAGCCTGGGAAGCACACACAGCCAGCAGGGAACTGTTAAAGCACATTGGTACTCCCCATGCTCCCATTTTTCCCTAGGATAGTTTgctggacactggcacagaaCACAGATTTCTTCTGGGACAAGGCCGGAGAACAAAGCTCTCCTAGGTGATGAAAGCTTATGCCTCCCTAGAACAGTTCCCAGGGAGTAAAGAGGTTAAGGAAGCAGCCAAATCCTGCCATTTTTCTTTAAAACTTAACCATGAGGAAGGGTCATAAAGGGGATGTTAGTCACAAGTACAGTGACTTCAAAGAGCAAAGAGTGAATTAATTTGTTCAAATTGACACTGCAATTAACTACATATTTGAGAAAAAATAAAGCTGGGATCAAAATATGTGTGAATACCTCTAGAGCTTGCTTTTGGAATTTTTCAATTTCCTGTCtcaatttttccctttctttctgtAAATCATTAAGCAACCCCTGAAGTTCCAGGGTTTGCTTGCTGCTCATCTGAAGCTGATTCTTTAGTTCAGCAATGGTGGtatttttctcatcaacttcatTTCTGACCATTCTGAGGTCATCATACTCCAATCTAACATTTCGCAGCTCCTCCTCCAGTAACAAGTGTTCCTTGGTAAGGTTCTCTGTGAGAGACTGAAGCCTTTCGATCTCTATTTTGCACTCATTCAAGGCTTTGCTTTTTTCCTCAGAGGATTTCTGTAAGTGCTCATATCGTAGGTGAGCCTGCTTTAATTGCTCCTGTTCTTGGACCAACTGACGACGTAAAGTCTCGATATCAGACGTGTATTTTCTTAACTCCTCCATGTATCTTTGCTTCTCTCTCACATGACCATCTAATACTTCTCTTTGGTGTCTAAGGTCATCTTCATTCCTCTTCTTGACAATAGATACTTCCTCTATCTGTTGTGTGAGATTAGTTATTTTAACTGATTGGTCTCTCAGAGATCTCCTCATGCCTTCTATTTCCTCCTCCAGTTTTTTCCTCCTGGACGTTTCCTCCATTAAATTTTTGTTCTGTCTGCAAAGCTCCTCCTCCAGCTTATGTTTCTGGATCTGCAAGTCTTTTACAGTGCTCTGGAACTTTGCACTTTCTTGATCCCTGCCTTTTTTCTCTTGTGAAACTCTTTCATAGTCAATTTTCAGTCTGGCCAGTTCCTGCTCTTGGATCCTCAGCTTGTTAATTGTCTCAGTCGCACTCGTGTTTGCTTTCTGCAGGTCGAACTGGACTCTTTTCAACTGATTGTTCTCATCCTCCACTTCTTTCCTCTGACTTGTTTCTACATCCAACAACTTTCTCAGCCTTTCAATCTCTTTGTTTCTTTCCTTAATGGTTTTAGAAGCATCATCAAGTGACTGTTTGTACCGCATGCTTTCATCGGAGTGTCTCTGAATAACTTGTTTTAGCTCAATCTCCAGCTGCTGTTTCTTTTGAGAAAGCTCTGAGCCAGCTGCCTTCTGCTGCTGAGCATTCTCTTCTATTTTCCGTAGATTATCTGTTGTCTGAGTTATCGTATTCTTCAGTCTCCTAATTTCCTCACACAAATTCCTATTTTCTCTCATGGCATTATCAAGCTGTGTTCTATAATTATTTGTCTCCTCTTCCTTTTGCATGGTGACCTGGTGAATTGTGTTCTTTGTGATATTAATCTCAGTTTCATATTTGTTCTTTAAACTAATAATTTCCTCATCATAACTGTTTCTTACCTTAGCCAATTCATTTTCAAGTTCCCATCGGCTTTTAGCCTCTTCCTGAAGCTGAAGCTTTAGCCTTTCCAGCTCCTTAGTTTTATCCTGAATAGTTGAGGCAGCCTCCTCAAGAGCCTGCTTGTATCTTGAGTTATCTTCCCCACGAAGCTGAATGATCTGTTTCAGCTCCAGCTCTAGCTGGTGCTTCTGCTGTGACACCTCAGAACTGCAAGCCTTCTGTTGGAGAGCATCTTCCTCTGCCCTCCGCCGCTGGTCTGTTGTTTGCAGAATGGCATCGTTCAGCCTCACAATCTCATCCTTAAGGTCTCTGTTCTCTCTTGTCAGTCTGTCAACCTGGGCTCTGAGGCCTTTTGCATCATCATCTTTTTGTGCAGCTATCTGCTGGATTGTTGTCTTCTTAATATTAATTTCTGTTTCATACTTGTTCTTTAAATTACTCATCTCCTCGCTAAACTGGTTTCTTACCTTAGCCAGCTCATTTTCATACTCCCTCTTCCGTGTTCCTTCGTCCTGAAGAAGAACCCTTAATCTTTCTATCTCGTACTCCTTCTCCTTGATGACCTTCTCAGACTCTAACTTCTGCCAACCAAGGCTGTCTTTCTCATTTTGCCTTGTTTTTTGCAGTTGGTCATAGTCATTCTTCTGCTGCTCATATCTATCCTCCAGcaacttccttttccttttctcatctTCAGTCTCATAAGTCAGCCTGGTTATTCTGTCATTTAGATCCTTTATTTGGGCATAGCATTTGTCTAGGTTTTGCTTAGCAGAGTTTCCATCCATTTCAGCTTGTCTTTTCATTTCCTCCAAACTCATCAACTTTGCCTTGAGCTGAGAAATGTCCATCTGGTACTTCTGCAGATTTTGTTCCAGGAATTTATGTTTGTTGCTTGTCTCTGAATTTGAATCCCTAGCAAGTCTGAGTTCCTCTTCCAGGAGTTCAATTTTGGTGTTTTTCATCTGCAACATGATAGCAGAAAAACAATCAGAAAAACTCCTGTAAATATTTTGACAACTGTTTCAAAATCATCAAATGCAATAAAATATACATTGTAACACTAACaacttaaaaatgaaatttttttgcTGCTTCAATGAGATCTAAACCCCCTTTTCTTATTTAATGTCATCAAGACAGATTCTGTAATCTTTATTTATTCAGAAACCTTATTCAGAAATCAGCATATAATGACTTTCAGAGGGGCAAAGATACTTGATGGGGGGAGGGAGGTGCATTACTGATAGTAAAATGTGGTCTAGCAGAAGTTCACTGGGGAAGTATGGAACAGTCACCTTTAGAACCTCCCCAGTTTTCAAACAGGTGAAAATTCACATTCTATATATGCAACTTCTTTAATGGGCGTCTCTGTTTCACTGAGCTGCCTCAAATCAGAAGTTGCTTCTTTCAAAACACTTTAGAATATGGTTTAAAATGAAGTGCCCTCAACCATGAGGAGCAAGTTTTCAGCACTGAGGTATCTACACTGTCACTGAGGTCAaggctgggatgggcagggaaggATCGCTCATGTGCCTTGATGAGCACCTCCTTATTTACCAAGGAACACCAGTTCTCTACCTCACTTCACACATCACCTCGGAGATCACTTTGTAAAACACCACTCTTTCACAAAAGATGCATGACTCTGCTGATATGCCTCCTTTGTAGGAGGCACCTCTGAGTTCTGAATACAGTTTTGTGAGCTATTTTATACTGTACTTTCTGCCTCTGATCAGTGATAGTTTTCTAATCTGTGACAAAATTGAAAGTTacagaaaataaaacatttaGAATACCTTCAGATCCTCCATGCTCTTTAACATTTCACTCAAGAATCTGTAATAATCTCCTGATCTTGTAAGAAGCTCTATATAGCGGGACTGAGCCTCATTAGCCTTGAAAAGAAACAGAATTGTTAGCAGCTTGTACTAGAGTTAGACATGAACACACCTATGTCCAGACCACTTAAAGAATTCCAATCTACATGAGTAAACACATCACTAGACAAAGTAAAAAGCAGATTCTCCTCCTCACAAATTCACATGACATTCTGAGGACCCCAAAAATGTGAATTCTTCCTTACGAAAAATCCAcatattttttggtttttcagGATAGTTTGCCCCCCACTGCTGATGTGATATTAAATTCAAGTCTTCATCCCCTTGTTCGTCCTGCTCTTCCTGTCTGACAGTCACAAATAATCCAAGACAAATTTTTAATAGCAGTTAATTCCCTGGCTGAAAGTGACTAAACCACTTGGGGCAAGAATCTACCTTTCTCACAGTATGTATGCAGTGGACAGTGCATAGGAATGAGATAAATTCCTGAGGGCTAATCTAATGTCTGAACAAGCCCAGGTCTGATTTtacagcacaatgactattctgcaCTAATTCTTTTTGCTTACGTGCTTAACACACATTAGCAGTGACAGTGCTAAGTGTTAGAACACAGCTGGGTATGACTCACAAGGGCTCACACAGACAAACAAATGCAGTCAGAAGATTtaaagagaggaaaggaaagaaaggtacCTCCTGTAGGATTAAGACTGCAGGAGACTGAACCACGCTCTTCTTGATAGGTATGTTGAGCAATGTTTCTAATCCCGAACTGTAGGAAGCAACCTGTAGTTCATAATCCTGAAAAATAAGACAAAAAGCAAGACCCATTTAGAAACTGCCAAAGAATTCTCTGTGAAACTATTCCAGAAAGTGCaagtttttggggttatttggctTTGTTTCCTTAATGAAAAGCtacattttccccttttttatatTTCTGACCATGTAGAGATTATCCTCTGTCATAAACAGAAGCTCATCAGTTCAAGTACCCCTGTGGAGATTCATGGAGGAGAATGacaaaggaaaaagaggaaaaacatttTACAAAAACAAGAGGACAACTGTTTCTGTAAGTTGAGGGCTACATGGAGATGAAAAAGATTCAGTTTCATGGGAGTAACTGGTCTAAGTACTGTTATCCACCAAAACTTCATCAGAAATAACAGTCTCTGCAGCTCTTTTGTATCACATATGCCATGTTACATATATATCAAAATCTTTGTCACAGAGTAAGATTGAACTGGAGAAAGCATGAACAGAAAGGTGACATAAAAATTCAAGGACCACAAAATCATTCCCTCTGTATGTTACTGATTTTCATGGCTATTGCACACCATTCCTCCTGCTAATCTGCATTTGTCTTGCCTCCTAGATCAGATCCTAATCAGACCTAATTTGTTAAGCACCAATCTGTTCTTGACTTCCTTATGTTTTTTAACACATGAACTGGAAAATTTGGTCTGGCTAGAAGGAGGCTTTGATTCACCTGAAGAGAAGCTCTCACTGGTATCTGCTGCATGATCCCATAGTCATCAGGTGACAAGTACACAAATTGCTTTCATTGTGTTTTGTACTCAGAAGTATTTCACCCCAGCAATTTCTGTACTCATGCATCAGGGAGCTGACTTTTCACCCGTCAGCAGAGCAGAGACAATGGGATGTGCCTGACCATGAAAAACCACACCCCACAAAAATGCTGAGATCCAAGTACCTTAATTGCAGCTGAGCACTGATCTGCATGCTTGAGAAGCTCCTCGACTTTGTCTCGCTTCCCACAGATTTCACTGTGCAAGTTCTGCCAAGAGAAAGGTGAGCCATGAAACACTCCTGCAAGATTTACCAGTATTTCCTCCTGTCCACGCTGCCTCCATCAGAAAGCACCTGCAGCAGGAGACTACTGCAGCCCCTGAGGCTGAGGCCTGAAGTGACCTGTACCTGGGCAGATTTTACAACAGCAAGCTCTTTGGCCATGAGAAGGTTTTTCTCAGAGAGAACACTCAGCAACTGAAAAACCTCCAGCACTGGGAAGGCAGAGTTTCTTGACTTTAGCTTAGATGCATctacttgatttttatttttgtgctgtAATTTTTCCCATAAGTTGCACCATCTTACAGTCCCTTGAATTAATTCAAAGCTGATGCGTAAAAGTGTCAGTGAATGTGTAGGAGCCAAACACAGTCTTGTTCATAATCTGTTGCAGTGCTGACAGAAAGTAATGAGGACAATAATATTTCCTCCCTCCTGCCTTCTACATATGTGGTGTTTTTTGGTAGCTTGCATACTTTATAATTCAAAACAGGCCGCTGTAGTGCAGACTGCGTTGATACTGATACTTTCTGTATAGCAAAACAATTTAAATCCAAATAGCTGAAGACAACTCATTCAGGTGCTGCATACCTTCTGATCATGCAGGTATCTCATGATAGTGTTGGAATCACACAGCTTCATGGACTCAATAGCGTCCTGCCGGCGCTTAGCATCACAGATCCACTTGCTAAGAGCCTGATAGAGATCTCGGTAGGTTTTCAGCTGTTTGATCTGCCTTTCTAAATCCCATGACCTAGGGGGAAAAAGCGAAAAACTTGTCAAAATGGAAAGTgcattctctttctctctctttacaCAGTTTTCAAATAAACTTATGTAAAACTATGGGAAACTCTGAAAAGGAGATTCTgaacaaaaattttaaataaatgagAATTGTACTTGTTATTAGTCACCCAATATGGGGTTTTAATACCTCACTTTTGAGTAACTCTGTAATAGACAGAGTTACTCAAAACTCTGGGCCTTCCTGTCAAAGTGAGGAATAAATAAAACTAGCAGTGATAAAAATCAAGTTTGCTGAACTTCAGTACTCTTGTTCTCAATTTTCACTGAAGAACCAGCAACCAGTTAGGACTACATTTTGTCCTcagataaaaacaaaataaaacaaaatcaaacaaGCCATACCTCAACTTCCACCTCTCCCCCTCAAACAATCAGAATATGCCCTCTGTTCATGAATCAGATTCAAGGTTCGATTTTGTTACTTAACTCTTAGTGTTACTTTTTTAACCCTAAAGTATAAGTTGTTGAGGAATAAGCATCGTTGCTTTTTTGAGGGGGGAAAATGTTGACTGGAAGCACTTAATCCAAGAACATTagcaagaatttaaaaaaaaatttggaacAACTCTTTAGCATATAGGTTAGACATTTGCATGGCTAACTACATTTTTCTGCTTGGTCTTACACAATTCCTTTTGACGTATGTTCAACCTATTCACAATAGCTCAAGTCTCATTGCCCTGAAGTCACCATTTGTCCTTTGGAAGCAAAGATTAGTGCACATCAGGTCTTTTAGAATTCACTGCTAAGATGATCTTGGTAGCAACAGCAATAAGGAAAACGCTCTGAAAACATGAGCAAACCTGTTATCTATCTGCTTCTCAGCCCTCTGCCAGCGGTCTATTAGCTGGGTAACTTTGTCACAGTACTTTCCAATGTCCATGTCATACAGGGTGTATGACTGGCAAGACTGTGAGTGAATCTGAAGTGTTCTCTGCAGCtcattttccaaggtgttcaGTAATGACTTCTTCATATTTAGGTCTGCTTTCATTTTCTagagaaaaaaccaaaatgttGTCATTTAATTTATTCTTGAGAAGATACTGATACTTAACCAATTTAACAGCGTGCACAGTATGTTGGGATCTAAAGATATTGTTTTTAACTCAGTAAGTTATGTTTCGTGATGTCAGCTGGACTTAAACTATTTAAAGTGAAACACCTATTTTGGTAAACAGCTCAGCTTATAAATGTGTTTAAAGTTAGACTAAATAATTTGCTAAACCAAAGCCCTCTGCTATTATATTCTGAACCCAACATTTCAGTTTCTCAGAACTCTGCAGAGCAGTTACCAGAGTAGAACAAGAGCCTTGCTTGTTCCTAGAAACAACT
The sequence above is drawn from the Melospiza melodia melodia isolate bMelMel2 chromosome 1, bMelMel2.pri, whole genome shotgun sequence genome and encodes:
- the DSP gene encoding desmoplakin isoform X2: MFLHPPPHFQNGTCTMSRRQNTIQELLQNCSDCLTRAELIVQPELKYGDGVPLRGNRDLEDCFAQANDQMDILDGLIREMRQMGQPCDMYQKRLLQLQEQMRALYKAISVPRARRASSKGGGCFSSQSGSGWDEYTKRVTSECLSWMRQQKVEMEQVKWGFEAASIEQQICEHRRTHNAIGDYRWHLDKVKTDLREKAAVHQLEEEYEGLLKYSFERMDQLRQFQNLIQATSREIMWINDCEEEELLYDWSDRNTDIARKQESFSKRMSELEVKEKELNKLKQESDQLVLNQHPASDKIEAYMDTLQTQWSWILQITKCIDVHLKENAAYFQFFEEAQATECYLKNLQDSIRKKFICDKSMSLQTLLEQIKELENERERILEYKRQVQSLVNKSRKIVQLKPRNPDYRSNKPIILKALCDYKQDLKTVRKGDECILKDNNERSKWLVTGPGGVDMLVPSVSLIIPPPNPLAVDLATKIEQYYEAILALWNQLYINMKSLVSWHYCMIDIEKIRAMTIAKLKTMRKEDYQKIITDLEIHYQEFLRNSQGSEMFGDEDKRKMQTQFTDAQKHYQTLIIQLPNQARPPQTVVPTECCPVGSSNTIIVNERNREYEKQEAWLLMELQKLRRQIEAAEIQMVQRAPLGVDQGAMHDFSARIKDLEGVQNDSQIMAETLNKHKDLLPNFRGCEKYVYLQSEINALFQKLENINGVSAGYLDSLNALRCLLQVILQTEDVIRVFEVRLSEEETVPLDLDKVEAYRACLKKMKADLNMKKSLLNTLENELQRTLQIHSQSCQSYTLYDMDIGKYCDKVTQLIDRWQRAEKQIDNRSWDLERQIKQLKTYRDLYQALSKWICDAKRRQDAIESMKLCDSNTIMRYLHDQKNLHSEICGKRDKVEELLKHADQCSAAIKDYELQVASYSSGLETLLNIPIKKSVVQSPAVLILQEANEAQSRYIELLTRSGDYYRFLSEMLKSMEDLKMKNTKIELLEEELRLARDSNSETSNKHKFLEQNLQKYQMDISQLKAKLMSLEEMKRQAEMDGNSAKQNLDKCYAQIKDLNDRITRLTYETEDEKRKRKLLEDRYEQQKNDYDQLQKTRQNEKDSLGWQKLESEKVIKEKEYEIERLRVLLQDEGTRKREYENELAKVRNQFSEEMSNLKNKYETEINIKKTTIQQIAAQKDDDAKGLRAQVDRLTRENRDLKDEIVRLNDAILQTTDQRRRAEEDALQQKACSSEVSQQKHQLELELKQIIQLRGEDNSRYKQALEEAASTIQDKTKELERLKLQLQEEAKSRWELENELAKVRNSYDEEIISLKNKYETEINITKNTIHQVTMQKEEETNNYRTQLDNAMRENRNLCEEIRRLKNTITQTTDNLRKIEENAQQQKAAGSELSQKKQQLEIELKQVIQRHSDESMRYKQSLDDASKTIKERNKEIERLRKLLDVETSQRKEVEDENNQLKRVQFDLQKANTSATETINKLRIQEQELARLKIDYERVSQEKKGRDQESAKFQSTVKDLQIQKHKLEEELCRQNKNLMEETSRRKKLEEEIEGMRRSLRDQSVKITNLTQQIEEVSIVKKRNEDDLRHQREVLDGHVREKQRYMEELRKYTSDIETLRRQLVQEQEQLKQAHLRYEHLQKSSEEKSKALNECKIEIERLQSLTENLTKEHLLLEEELRNVRLEYDDLRMVRNEVDEKNTTIAELKNQLQMSSKQTLELQGLLNDLQKEREKLRQEIEKFQKQALEASSRIQESKNQCSQIMQERETLLIKMSALEQDKARLQRLEEELNRLKVTLESESRLKQRLESEKQQILNDLNQWKSQHSRTEESIRKIQCEREKSEREKSSLRSEIERLQMEIKRIEERYRCRLEETAVKNQSELESERLRMQREIEKLKQRPYGAHRSTQTEEDFCIDASKLVFSGLRKKITAMQLYECQLIDKLTLDKLLKGQRSVEEVAADIEPYLKGAGAIAGVSLSPRQKYSFVEAKRNQLLTAENAVLLLEAQAATGGVIDPHRNEILTVDSAIARDLIDFDDREQIYTAEKAITGFKDPFSGKTVPVSEAIKKNLVDRETGIRLLEAQLAVGGIVDPVNSVFLPKEIALSRGLIDKDLYRMLNNCQGSTKNFIDPTTKKAVTYMQLKEKCRIEPHTGLLLLPVQKRSMSFQGIRQPVSADALLEAGIIKESTRNDLERGAITVEEVSERIIDFLQGSSCIAGIYNEATKEKLGIYQAMKIGLVRPGTALELLEAQAATGFIVDPVSNVRLPVEEAYKRGLVGIEFKEKLLSAERAVTGYKDPETGNIISLFQAMNKELIERGHGIRLLEAQIATGGIIDPKESYRLPVETAYKRGYFNEELNQILSDPSDDTKGFFDPNTEENLTYLQLKERCIKDDATGLCLLPLREKKKVVHTSQKNTLRKRRVVIVDPETNREMSVQEAYSKGLIDYDTYTELAEQECEWEEITITGSDGSSRVVLVDRKTGSQYDIQDAIDKGLVERKFFDQYRSGSLSLTQFADMISCRNGTDEVFRHESVTRSPTVLSVRSSSSVIRSGSFSETPDECSPIAAIFDTENLEKISISEAIQRGIVDSITGQRLLEAQACTGGIICPTTGQRLSLQEATSQGIIDQDMATRLKPAQKAFIGFEGIKGGRKRMSAAEAVKEKWLPYEAGQRFLEFQYLTGGLVDPEVRGRITTEEAIRNGLIDGRASQKLQDTNSYPKILTCPKTKLKISYKDAMNRSMVEDITGLKLLEAASVSSKGISSPYNVSSAPGSRSGSRSGSRSGSRSGSRRGSFDASASSSYSYSYSAFSSGSIGRS